Proteins encoded within one genomic window of Acidobacteriota bacterium:
- a CDS encoding TolC family protein, with the protein MCAGLVLAPAGHGSAHGQALLTVVDAVARATTQNPDARMADIAGHEAATRVAQARAGLFPRVDVTDMWQRGNQPVFVFGSLLGQQRFTEAHFAIPSLNRPDAIDNFRVAVAAEHLVYDGGAARSRIRAARLGVMQADTDVVAVRQALTLTVTSAYGAVLQTVAAGATAQAALDAADADLARATARRDAGLATDADALAVEVHRARVAEMRLRASLAEDLARAELNRVMGEPLDAHFTLELPPVSSAPPTADAGALETEAVAGRPELRRAALDVDVSGSRLAEARAAYRPQVFAQAGWEGNGGAWHDRAGSWGVGAGVRLNVFRGGADRARVAEAEHAVQRVRVAREQIETAVRLDVRAAVARVETAYARQTLAASVVAQAQERQRIVRDRYEQGLADVTTLLQAAEAVMQAHEQQTRARVDVLIERASLDKAVGR; encoded by the coding sequence ATGTGCGCCGGCCTCGTGCTGGCGCCGGCCGGCCATGGATCTGCCCACGGGCAAGCGCTGCTCACGGTCGTCGATGCCGTCGCGCGGGCGACCACGCAGAACCCCGACGCACGCATGGCCGACATCGCGGGCCATGAGGCGGCGACGCGCGTGGCGCAGGCGCGGGCCGGCCTGTTCCCGCGCGTCGACGTGACGGACATGTGGCAGCGAGGCAACCAACCCGTCTTCGTCTTCGGTTCGCTCCTCGGCCAGCAGCGCTTCACGGAGGCGCACTTCGCGATCCCCTCGCTGAACAGGCCCGACGCGATCGACAACTTTCGTGTGGCCGTGGCGGCCGAACACCTCGTCTACGACGGGGGAGCCGCGCGTTCCCGCATCCGGGCTGCGAGGCTCGGCGTGATGCAGGCCGACACCGACGTCGTTGCCGTGAGACAGGCGCTCACGCTCACGGTCACGTCGGCGTACGGGGCAGTGCTCCAGACCGTGGCGGCCGGCGCCACTGCACAGGCTGCCCTCGATGCCGCCGATGCCGACCTCGCGCGTGCGACGGCGCGTCGCGACGCGGGTCTGGCCACAGACGCCGATGCGCTGGCCGTGGAGGTTCACCGAGCGCGGGTTGCGGAGATGCGGTTGCGCGCCTCGCTGGCAGAAGACCTCGCTCGGGCGGAGCTGAATCGCGTGATGGGGGAGCCCCTCGACGCGCACTTCACGCTCGAACTTCCGCCAGTGTCCTCGGCCCCGCCGACCGCTGACGCTGGCGCACTGGAGACGGAGGCCGTCGCTGGTCGGCCGGAACTGCGTCGTGCAGCGCTCGATGTCGACGTGTCCGGCAGCCGGCTCGCCGAGGCTCGCGCCGCGTATCGACCGCAGGTGTTCGCGCAGGCGGGTTGGGAAGGCAACGGTGGCGCATGGCACGACCGCGCCGGAAGTTGGGGCGTGGGCGCGGGCGTGCGGCTGAACGTGTTCCGCGGCGGTGCGGACCGTGCGCGCGTCGCGGAAGCCGAACATGCCGTGCAGCGCGTCCGCGTGGCGCGGGAGCAGATCGAAACGGCGGTCAGGCTCGACGTCCGTGCGGCGGTCGCGCGGGTAGAAACCGCATACGCGCGCCAGACACTCGCGGCATCGGTTGTCGCGCAGGCACAGGAGCGCCAGCGCATCGTGCGCGACCGCTACGAACAGGGACTGGCTGACGTCACGACGCTGCTGCAGGCCGCCGAGGCCGTCATGCAGGCGCACGAACAGCAGACGCGTGCGCGCGTTGACGTTCTGATCGAACGCGCGTCGCTGGACAAGGCAGTGGGGCGATGA
- a CDS encoding efflux RND transporter periplasmic adaptor subunit, which yields MGVAVAALAAGCGGDHAPAPTVERDALRVDVVEVTAAPRPSVVESGGLVQARTTAAITSHIMATVREVRVVPGDTVRAGQVLVVLDDRDIAAQARSAEAAAGAASDAVVAATAERAAADAALTLARASHGRLAALAARKSATAQELDEATAALRAAEHRLAASDARVAQARSALGGARAAGEAARVTAGYGRIVAPFAGVVTEKLVEPGNMAMPGTPLLRMEEQGAARLDVRVDASRVAAVESGQTVSVRIDADEPISLDGRVTEVSRAMDADSRAYLVRIALPVDARVRTGMFGRAQFAGPSSASRVVPASAVRRQGQVASVFVAEGGVARLRLVVAGRPAADGIEIVGGLADGDRVVIAPPQTLVDGSPIRTRSE from the coding sequence GTGGGAGTCGCTGTCGCGGCGTTGGCTGCCGGATGCGGCGGTGACCACGCGCCCGCGCCGACGGTCGAGCGCGATGCGCTGCGCGTGGACGTCGTCGAGGTGACGGCGGCACCGCGACCGTCGGTGGTGGAAAGCGGCGGCCTGGTGCAGGCGCGCACGACGGCGGCCATCACGAGTCACATCATGGCGACGGTCCGCGAGGTGCGTGTGGTGCCAGGCGACACAGTGCGGGCGGGACAGGTGCTCGTCGTGCTGGACGATCGCGATATCGCGGCACAGGCACGCAGCGCCGAGGCGGCTGCCGGTGCCGCGAGCGACGCCGTCGTGGCGGCGACAGCCGAACGGGCTGCCGCCGATGCGGCGTTGACGCTCGCGCGTGCGTCCCACGGTCGACTCGCGGCACTCGCCGCGCGCAAGTCGGCCACGGCACAGGAACTCGACGAGGCAACGGCCGCCCTGCGCGCAGCGGAGCATCGACTCGCAGCGTCAGACGCGCGCGTGGCGCAGGCGCGCTCCGCACTCGGTGGTGCGCGAGCGGCGGGTGAAGCCGCACGCGTCACCGCCGGCTATGGGCGCATCGTCGCGCCGTTTGCCGGCGTCGTCACCGAGAAGCTCGTCGAGCCCGGCAACATGGCGATGCCAGGTACACCGCTGCTGCGCATGGAGGAGCAGGGCGCCGCTCGTCTCGACGTCCGCGTCGACGCGTCGCGCGTGGCGGCCGTCGAGTCCGGGCAGACGGTGAGCGTGCGCATCGACGCAGACGAGCCGATCTCGCTCGATGGTCGCGTGACGGAAGTGTCGCGCGCCATGGACGCCGATTCGCGCGCGTATCTGGTCAGGATCGCCCTGCCTGTCGATGCACGCGTGCGGACGGGGATGTTCGGACGCGCGCAGTTCGCCGGACCGTCTTCGGCGTCGCGCGTGGTGCCCGCATCAGCGGTGCGTCGTCAGGGCCAGGTGGCATCGGTGTTCGTCGCGGAAGGCGGCGTCGCACGTCTGCGACTCGTGGTGGCCGGCCGTCCCGCGGCCGACGGCATCGAGATCGTGGGCGGCCTCGCGGACGGCGACCGTGTCGTCATCGCACCGCCGCAGACGCTCGTCGACGGCAGCCCGATCAGGACGAGGAGCGAATGA